The segment ACGTCCGGCTGTAGACGTAAAAGTGTTACTCTTGGTGTAGAATGGATGGTTTTTAGAGTCAACCTCGCTGCGATACACTCCGTCTTTGGTATCCATAGTGCTGCGGGTTTGTACCTCGGTACCATCGCTCATCACTACCGTAATTTCTTTGTAATCTGGATGAATTCCTTTTTTCATGGTCTTATACTTGCTTGAAATTTGCAAAGGCCCTAAATATAAGGCTAACAAAAACTGAATTCAATCTAATTATCACTCAAATTCATCGTAGCCTTCTTCGTCTATATCTCCCAGCGAGGAGAACATAGAACCTAACATATCGGTGTACAATGTTTGGTCGTCCAGATCTTGCTTGCTGAGCATCGAATTCTGATACAGCGCTTCCAGCACAAAGTCCATCCAGATTAATAATTCGGATGAATCGGCTTCGCGAACCTGAGATTGAACCAACTCCTTCAGCCCTTCCACTCTGTTCAGCGACTTCTCATATTCTTTGTTTGAAATGGTGTCCGATATACTGATTTCATTGCCGTCAGCAAACCAATCCATAATTTCTTTGTAGGTCGATTTCTTGTCTTCGGCTTTAGCCTGTGGATCGGGAAAGTGTGTCTTAAACATCTTAC is part of the Gracilimonas sediminicola genome and harbors:
- the rpmE gene encoding 50S ribosomal protein L31, coding for MKKGIHPDYKEITVVMSDGTEVQTRSTMDTKDGVYRSEVDSKNHPFYTKSNTFTSTAGRVDRFKRRYGKGDDK